The following proteins come from a genomic window of Carassius gibelio isolate Cgi1373 ecotype wild population from Czech Republic chromosome B8, carGib1.2-hapl.c, whole genome shotgun sequence:
- the nt5dc2 gene encoding 5'-nucleotidase domain-containing protein 2, translated as MACKKLGSLSNAMWQRSTTCRVSLCAGLKIPAFACGSFASAGATMNGQNCCKDGHNCGPTTNLAANHSPAAAAVTSHRHQIVGKNRGEESLTKSGRAFSSTAPQINNKTYLWARYNEMKRLVHDLIPPGVCSLLNPSTIYANNEVNLEEVDIYGFDYDYTLALYSSALDEMIYNKAREFLVQHYKYPEGISKYDYIPNFATRGLHYDIQKGLLMKIDAFHYIQLGTVYRGLKPVPDDEVMKLYGGSNHVPLHQVSGFYGKGPKMKQFMDVFSIPEMTLLAAANDYFISNDIEYDPVHLYKDVSDAIGMVHIKGYMYKWIMQDLEKYILRGDETYAVLHRLASQGKKLFLITNSPFSFVDKGMKYMVGKEWRDFFDVVIVQADKPHFFNDCVKPFRRLDSNGDLQWDRIKSLDKGQIYKQGNLVDFLKLTGWRGSKVFYFGDHLYSDLADLMLRHGWRTGAIVPELEVETKVVNTEQYAQSLTWLQALTGLLERMQMYRDPESKKVLQEWLKEREELRAVTKNLFNPHFGSIFRTCHNPTYFSRRLCRFSDLYMASISCLLNYDLSYTFYPRRTPLQHEAPLWMDQLCTGCMKTPFLEEMAHIR; from the exons ATGGCTTGCAAAAAATTAGGCAGTTTAAGTAACGCAATGTGGCAAAGAAGCACCACATGCAGAGTTTCGCTGTGCGCAGGATTGAAAATTCCTGCTTTTGCTTGTGGAAGCTTCGCCTCGGCTGGTGCAACAATGAACGGACAGAACTGCTGCAAAGATGGACACAACTGTGGACCCACGACAAATTTAGCAGCTAATCATAGCCCTGCTGCAGCCGCGGTCacatcacacagacaccagatcGTGGGCAAAAATAGAGGCGAAGAATCTCTTACCAAATCTGGCAGGGCTTTCTCATCCACGGCCCCGCAGATCAACAATAAAACTTACTTGTGGGCGAGATACAATGAGATGAAACGGCTCGTGCACG ATTTGATTCCTCCTGGGGTGTGCAGTCTTTTGAACCCTTCCACCATCTATGCAAACAATGAGGTGAACCTGGAAGAGGTGGACATCTACGGCTTTGACTATGATTACACGCTCGCGCTCTATTCCAGCGCGCTGGACGAGATGATATACAACAAGGCGCGAGAGTTCCTCGTGCAGCACTACAAG TATCCCGAGGGAATCAGTAAGTATGACTATATTCCCAACTTTGCAACTCGGGGACTTCACTACGACATCCAAAAG GGACTACTGATGAAAATTGATGCCTTCCATTATATCCAGTTGGGCACTGTTTATAG GGGTCTGAAGCCTGtccctgatgatgaggtcatgaaACTCTATGGAGGTTCAAATCATGTTCCCCTCCACCAAGTCAGTGGATTTTACGGCAAG GGCCCCAAAATGAAGCAGTTTATGGATGTGTTCTCCATCCCTGAGATGACTCTCTTGGCTGCTGCGAACGATTACTTCATCTCAAATGACATAGAGTACGACCCAGTGCATCTCTACAAAGATGTCTCA GATGCAATTGGAATGGTGCATATCAAAGGTTACATGTACAAATGGATCATGCAAGATCTTG AGAAATACATTCTCCGAGGAGACGAAACGTACGCTGTGTTGCACCGGCTGGCCAGTCAGGGGAAGAAGCTTTTCCTTATTACCAACAGCCCCTTCAGCTTTGT CGATAAAGGCATGAAGTACATGGTTGGAAAGGAGTGGAGGGACTTCTTTGACGTTGTCATTGTTCAAGCTGACAAAcctcatttttttaatgactgcGTAAA ACCATTTAGACGTTTGGACAGCAATGGAGACTTGCAGTGGGATAGAATCAAGAGTTTGGATAAGGGACAGATCTATAAACAG gGAAACCTTGTGGATTTTCTGAAGTTAACAGGATGGCGAGGATCCAAGGTTTTTTATTTTGGAGATCATCTCTACAGTGACTTGGCA GATCTCATGCTGCGTCATGGGTGGAGGACGGGAGCGATCGTGCCTGAACTGGAGGTGGAGACTAAGGTGGTGAACACAGAGCAGTACGCTCAAAGTCTCACGTGGTTGCAGGCGCTCACCGGACTGCTGGAGCGCATGCAG ATGTATCGGGACCCTGAGTCCAAGAAGGTTCTGCAGGAGtggctgaaagagagagaggagttACG GGCAGTCACCAAGAACCTCTTCAACCCTCACTTTGGCAGCATATTCCGTACCTGTCACAACCCCACATACTTTTCCCGCCGCCTGTGCCGTTTCTCAGACCTCTACATGGCCTCTATCAGCTGCCTGCTGAACTACGACCTCTCATACACCTTTTACCCTCGCCGAACACCCCTGCAGCACGAAGCCCCGCTCTGGATGGACCAGCTCTGCACTGGC